GATACATTGGGAATGTTCTGATCTTATAACGTATTGAGTATAGGGGAAGCCAAACCATATATAATCCCTACACGTACAGATATAAAGCCCGGTCTGTGCGGTCCCTGTAACTTCCCCTCCGCGGGAATAAATGTGCCCATAAAATATGTGAGACCCCAACCCCCCACTAGGTGGCGCCCAATCCGGTCTGTGAATCGTTTGTAATAGactttctgcccctacacaagTGATAAATGTTTCCTAATTAGTTTCTGGGGCCATTGTGCCCGGCTCAGTGCAATCAATTCGGATTCTGTAACTCAGAACTATGATACAGATAcggtacagattttttttttaggcgGGATAAATGAAGGCGACGTGGATTAGCTGGAGAAGCAGGGGCGTGTTTATGGTAAGCCAATCCCATTGAAGCAGCGCAAATAAAAGCCCGCGCATTGCTTCTTATAGTCTATAACAATTCTATACTTCGCTGAGAAGAGATGGCCCGTACCAAGCAGACCGCCCGTAAATCCACCGGAGGGAAAGCTCCCCGCAAGCAGTTGGCTACCAAGGCAGCCAGGAAAAGCGCCCCAGCCACCGGCGGCGTCAAGAAGCCTCACAGATACCGGCCCGGCACAGTCGCTCTCCGGGAGATCCGCCGCTACCAGAAATCCACCGAGCTGCTCATCCGCAAGCTGCCTTTCCAGCGCCTGGTCCGGGAGATCGCTCAGGACTTCAAGACCGACCTGCGCTTCCAGAGCTCAGCCGTCATGGCTCTGCAGGAGGCCAGCGAGGCTTATCTGGTCGGTCTCTTTGAGGACACCAACCTGTGCGCCATCCACGCCAAGAGGGTCACCATCATGCCCAAGGACATCCAGCTGGCCCGCAGGATCCGAGGCGAGAGGGCTTAGATCCAACCCGCAGAACCTTCCTCCCCAACAGCACAAAGGCTCTTTTTAGAGCCACCAAATCCCCAATCAAAACCATTTTATTGCAATTCCCTGAAATCCTTTATACTGTGCCTACTAACAGCCGGACATGCAAGGGTTACTCAATGGGAGTGGGAAGGGGTGGGCCTATAACAATTAACCCACAGAGTCCAGAGTTTTTTTCCTCTGTCCTTTTCTGATATCTACTTTCCCTACAGAAATTTGAGTGACAGCAGAAGAGGGAACAGCGCCTACAGCTTGATTTTTACCATTTACCACTATGTTAGCTGAGCAACTGAATTCTGTGTGGGGGGGAAACATACAATTTCCTTCTCCCCCCAGTGCCCGACCTGCAGCAACTCCCCCAGCCCCAATGTACAAATAAGGAAACGGCTCCGCTCTGTACACTGCAGCGAGTTGGCAGCTCCCCGGGAAAGGCTGATGTCACTATCAAGCGATACCCGGGATGTGGCGATAGGATCTTGCCCGGTATCCCGCTATTAGGTTCAGTTCCCAGTGTAGATGGAATATAGTTTCCATGAGCCAATCAGAAATGACGCGACTAACACGCCACTGGTGGACTCCGCCCACACGCCTTGAGTTCTCTCTCAGGTCCTCTCCAGCTGGATATAAGGCGGTGGGACGGGTTGGTAATCTCATTGCATTCAAAGAAGCTTCAGTGAGAATGTCCGGACGCGCTCTACGGCTTCGGGGGCTGAATCTGCTGATAAACCGATATAAACCCAAAGGCAGTGgtgtagcgaggggggtgccgagggggccatggccccgggcggcgtatcagaaggggcggcggcggctccttctctcttagaggcaacaggcgcttttataaggttgcgcccgtgcgtatgacgtcacacgtcagcgatgaggcgcaaccttatagaagcgcctgttgcctgtaagagagaaggagccgccgccgatggtctgttgggggtatgtactatgggggaaattgggggcactgtgtgggggctactgtctatggggaaaattggggcactttccatggggggggccaggtctttgtggggtattgtgtatgggggcacttcctattgggggcactgtgtatggggcaattggggctctgtgtatgagggcactttctattggggggcaaggtctttggggggtattgtctatggggacactgtgtatggggcaattggggcactgtgtatgggggcacttcctattgggggcactttgtatggggcaattgggggcactgtgtatgggggcactttctattgggggaactgtgtatggggcaattggggcactgtgtatgggggcactttctgtggggggggcaaggtctttggggggtactgtctatgggggaactgtgtatggggaaattggggcattgtgtatgggggcacttcctattgggggcactgtctaagggcaattggggcactgtgtggagggggctgtctatggggacactgtgtatggggaaattggggcactgtgtatgggggcacttcctattgggggcactgtctaagggcaattgggggcactgtgtggagggggctgtctatggggacactgtgtatggggcaattggaggcactgtctatggggaaattggggcactttctatgggcaattggaggcaatgtgtgtggggggcactgtgtatggggcaattgggggcactgtgtatgggggtactgtctatggggcagttgtatggggggaccgtggccagaatagcgttaggggggcctggccagaatagtgttaggggggcctggccagcatagtgttagggggcactgtggtagggtgaccctaatactttttatgtctgtgtgtcctgtactgatgggaggggccccgtgatttctgatggcggccctgccaccatgggcagccacggacgcacagctgaatccacttttgacaattatgacatgcgcaccgcatttcaaattcaatcaaaaaaaaaaaaaaatttaatgctgctttttttattttgtctattttttttaagaataactaaatagaggggcggcaaatttcctgtcggccccaggcgacgaaagcccacgctacgccactgcccaaaggctcttctcagagcccccactcactcactcactccctcactcactcactccctcactcactcactcactcagagCTGTTACTGTTCTGTTTGTTTCtatttagaatataaaaaaaataactccaGAATCGGAGAATAATCGCTCACTGACAGGGAGAAATGATCATATTTACATTGAATTCCCGTTGTTCCCGTTACCCTGAGTGTCTCTCCCCAGCACCGGGGGCACTCGGCCCATTTTACctgtaagcagggtcggactggggggtgcagggcccaccgagacTCCTGTCCCAGGGTCCCCAACTgcgtccccctaacccccccccccacagggcccccgcctgacgccCTCCCCGAGTGCGTATAAAcaggaggaacagtcagtaggggaagcgccggcaaaggtcggactgggccgctggggccggggctcactgggatttttcccggcggcccagtccgaccctgaacatgaatccattttattggaattccacgtgaaagaccaatacaaagtggggtacccGTGAGAAGTGTAGAAAtaaaagacagaagaggaaacACCACACAGGTGGTCCTGATCAAGACTTCAAATTACTGCACCATTAACCCAGTTAGTATCAGGTAGATCAAATAGTCCATTAAACGGAAATGATAAAACGTAACCTTTATTGCTaatcattaaaaaaggaaaaaaatagaaagacgTGTGTCATTgctcaaatccccattaaaattcaCAAAGGTGATTATCAGATATAAAATCTGCTATGAGATGTGGTAGGGCCGCTGTTATCC
The genomic region above belongs to Xenopus tropicalis strain Nigerian chromosome 9, UCB_Xtro_10.0, whole genome shotgun sequence and contains:
- the LOC101730986 gene encoding histone H3, encoding MARTKQTARKSTGGKAPRKQLATKAARKSAPATGGVKKPHRYRPGTVALREIRRYQKSTELLIRKLPFQRLVREIAQDFKTDLRFQSSAVMALQEASEAYLVGLFEDTNLCAIHAKRVTIMPKDIQLARRIRGERA